From the genome of Xiphophorus hellerii strain 12219 chromosome 11, Xiphophorus_hellerii-4.1, whole genome shotgun sequence, one region includes:
- the LOC116727962 gene encoding heart- and neural crest derivatives-expressed protein 1, giving the protein MNLIGGYQHHHHHHLMHEPFPFVQRCHQDAPYFQSWVVNHGEVPADFQIQAPFTPSAELGAHGAAHDGRLEGLQPGMGKRRASGPKKERRRTESINTAFAELRECIPNVPADTKLSKIKTLRLATSYIAYLMDVLAKDSGETEGFKAEIKKFETRDLKRKRELTDGLQETFGGEKKVKGRTGWPQQVWALELNQ; this is encoded by the exons ATGAACCTCATCGGGGGCTACCagcatcaccaccaccaccacctgaTGCACGAACCTTTCCCGTTCGTCCAGCGGTGCCACCAGGACGCGCCGTACTTCCAGAGCTGGGTGGTGAACCACGGGGAGGTGCCCgcggacttccagatccaggcGCCCTTCACGCCGTCCGCGGAGCTGGGCGCGCATGGAGCTGCGCACGACGGCCGGCTCGAGGGGCTCCAGCCGGGGATGGGGAAGAGGAGAGCGTCCGGGCCGAAGAAGGAGCGCCGCAGAACGGAGAGCATCAACACGGCTTTCGCGGAGCTCCGGGAGTGTATTCCCAACGTTCCCGCAGACACCAAACTGTCCAAAATCAAAACTCTGCGTCTGGCGACCAGTTACATCGCGTATCTGATGGACGTGCTGGCCAAAGACTCCGGCGAGACGGAGGGCTTTAAGGCCGAGATTAAGAAATTTGAAACGCGGGATTTGAAAAGGAAACGAGAGCTG ACCGACGGCCTGCAGGAGACTTTTGGAGGCGAAAAGAAGGTGAAGGGCCGGACCGGGTGGCCGCAGCAGGTCTGGGCCCTGGAGCTCAACCAGTGA
- the sap30l gene encoding histone deacetylase complex subunit SAP30L — MNGFSTEEDSHDGPPAPPFYGQSCCLIEDGERCGRSAGNASFSKRIQKSISQKKLKLDIDKSVRHLYICDFHKNFIQSVRNKRKRKTSDDGGESPDHDVEVPEVDLFQLQVNTLRRYKRHYKLQTRPGLNKAQLAETVSRHFRNIPVNEKETLTYFIYMVKSSKSRLDQKADAGKPLD, encoded by the exons ATGAATGGGTTCAGCACAGAAGAGGACAGCCACGACGGCCCGCCGGCTCCACCGTTTTACGGCCAGAGCTGCTGTCTGATCGAGGACGGGGAGCGCTGCGGCCGCTCGGCTGGAAACGCCTCCTTCAGCAAGAGAATTCAGAAGAGCATATCGCAGAAGAAGCTGAAGCTGGACATCGACAAGAGT GTGCGGCATCTCTACATATGTGACTTTCACAAGAACTTCATCCAGAGCGTCCGCAacaagagaaagaggaagacgAGTGATGATGGAGGGGAATCCCCTGACCACGATGTGGAAGTGCCTGAG GTGGATCTGTTCCAGCTGCAGGTGAACACGCTGAGACGCTACAAGCGACACTACAAGCTTCAGACCAGACCCGGTCTCAACAAAGCCCAGCTGGCAgag ACCGTGAGTCGTCACTTCAGGAATATACCTGTGAACGAGAAGGAGACGCTCACCTACTTCATCTACATGGTGAAGAGCAGCAAGAGCCGCCTGGACCAGAAGGCCGACGCAGGCAAACCGCTGGACTAA